The Aspergillus flavus chromosome 6, complete sequence nucleotide sequence CTCAACAAGCTGGTGGACGGAAAGAGTGGCGTTGTAGGGCTCAACAACGGTGTCGGAGACCTTGGGGGAGGGGACAACGGAGAAGGTGGCCATCATACGGTCGGGGAACTCCTCACGGATCTTGGAGATCAGGAGAGTACCCATACCGGCACCGGTACCACCACCGAGGGAGTGGGTAATCTGGAAACCCTGGAGGCAGTCGCAGCCCTCAGCCTCGCGACGGACAACATCGACAACCTGGTCAACAAGTTCGGCACCCTCGGTGTAGTGACCCTTGGCCCAGTTGTTACCAGCACCGGACTGGCCGAAAACGAAGTTGTCGGGACGGAAGAGCTGACCGAAGGGACCGGCACGGACGGCGTCCATGGTACCAGGCTCAAGATCAACGAGGACGGCACGAGGGACATACTTGTTTCCGCTGGCCTGGAGAAGCGGTCAGGAGTTGCAAAGCGTTTTCATAGATGCTGAAATTTTGAGGTACGCACCTCGTTGAAGTAGACGTTCATACGCTCCAGCTGGAGATCGGAGGAGCCATTGTAACTATCCTTGCCGTCAGATCCATTCCAACTTCTAATGCCATATGGTCGTCGTTCGTTCGAGGTGTATACAGGCTGTACTTACACACCGGAGCCGTCAAGGCCGTGCTCGCCAGAGATGGTTTGCCTGCAAAGTTGTTAGCAAACATGTGGCAGATATAACAGGACACATCCGAGATCATGCTTTTGAGGAGTTCCTTGGTCCAAAGCATACTAACTCGAAGGCATTGAGACATACCAGAAAGCGGCACCTATTTGGTTACCCTATCACCAACATACGTTTAGTATCCGTCGCCATGGTCCTGCTAGACATCAAATCATAGTCGAACTTACACACTGGCCGGTCTGAAGGTGAACCTATATGATGAAACAAACTCCGTCAGCAACCTTGTAGTATTGGAGAACGGGTGGGGTCCCTATCAGGGGGGGGGGTATCCCCGAAAAACGCGTCTGAAGAGGGGGGACCGGGGGTAGGGAGCAACATACGATCTCACGCATTGTGGAGGGGATTTTGGCGTTGTTGGTAGGAAAAGGTGGGTTTGAAAACGGCGAAGAGGTCGTTGGAGAAGGGTTGTTGGATAGACTGGGGGAGACAGTCGACGGGGAGTAGGtaaaaggaagaggagaagagagaaggaggaaagatgGCCTTGAAGTTGAGCGGTGAGGAACGTCAAGTTGTTCGTTGTGCGGGCGTCAGGGGATCAACAAGTCAACATTGGCTTAGTTTATTTTTCGGCAGGTAAATAGGGGCTCTTCCCCTATTCCGGTTAGCGCTGTCACGAGACTGCAGGAGCGAACCACAATTGAGTTGGCGGGTTCAAGCCACTGGTCCCCCACTAGTGAACTAGTCCAAGTAATACTTCTGAGAAAATAGTTGATTCGGACCTTGTCATCGCATATGGAGTACACCAACATATAAATCGATCGCGGATTAAATACAACTCTACATTCCCCAGAGTAGGTATAGTACATGAAGCTTTCTGGAAATGGACTCCGCAGCTCAGCACCGGTGGAGGGTCCCAACGGTTCGCACACAGTACTGAAGTAGGTTCCTTAAGCTAGAGGTGACATAGCACAACTGCCAGATCGTCAAGTCCCTCATTTGGCCGTGTTCTCCACAGTATGAGAGCTCTCGAGCCAAGTGCCAAATTCATCCAAACgctgcttctcttcctcatcctcatcagcaTCCAATCCCCTCTCCGCCAAGTCCTCAAGAGCCGCTCGTTTCtcgttgctcttcttgaATCGCTCGCTACCATCGGAGATGTAAGCCTCAACGCGGGTCCCAGCGAAGTACCGGCCATCCATGAGCTGCAGAGCACGATCGTTAGCACTATCCAGACAAGTAGTTTCTTGTCCCCAAAGGACATTTGAGCCAATATACATACCTTTACACAGTTTCTTGCAGCCTCTGGGTCTTGGAACTTGACACTAACTACTCCATCGGTTTCCTTATCGTAAAGGACCACATTCGTCACCTCTCCCAGTTTCGAACACTCATCACGGATGTCCTCCTTGATGTCAAGGATGGCTGCTGGGTCATCCTAGTGGCATTGTCAGTAGATGCAAGCAGGACACGGggggaaacaagaaagaaaaaagatccATACATCGAGTTCTTTCAGAGTGAACATATGCTTCAAGATGACGACTTTTTCAAACTTAGAGTTGGTCTCTGGTAAAGCAGACGGttcgtcatcatcccaaTCGGCAAGTTTGCTGTTCCACCACATTAGCAAGTCTCTCCTGCCAAATGACCATTCGTACTTGTAAGTTTCATACTTATTTAATCTCTGGGTCCTTTGAATGATCTTTCTCTTGTCCTTCGCGCTGGTCTTGGTCGGTGCCTCTTGTTGGCTTTTGTAAGAGAAATCTGCAGGTTGAACCCGCATAGGTCCCTGCGGCCCCGTTACTCCTAACCTGAAATCCGAGTCATCCAGCATCTGGATTGCAAGGTTGACAGATTCTGGGCGAAAGAACACAACGAGAGCTTCACCCTTGAATtttccatcatcatccatgTACATCTTAATCCGTGGGCGGCCGCTGTCGATTTCCTCGGCGATGACGCCACACTTAGAAAAGACATATCGGATTTCTTCAAAGTCAGCGTCAAGAGGAATGGATG carries:
- a CDS encoding transcription elongation factor TAT-SF1, whose amino-acid sequence is MPAVVSNFGNNEKQITLGLTRANCCQSRAGGLRQLSTSQLDPSSLSELRSNPAYQSFPRNSRTSIYCLSSTINLIIHIDPVLLYFSAFQESRTLAIAAMVSPSPEGASSNFPQDPSEFDSDPRISFSKLDDKFILETDDGQEFEYDTALKRWIPTVDEQLLRQQQEAYKVEGVDDNDEVTASQLKKKRKQQATKDEGNGQKPKKQRVNTAVYVTSIPLDADFEEIRYVFSKCGVIAEEIDSGRPRIKMYMDDDGKFKGEALVVFFRPESVNLAIQMLDDSDFRLGVTGPQGPMRVQPADFSYKSQQEAPTKTSAKDKRKIIQRTQRLNNKLADWDDDEPSALPETNSKFEKVVILKHMFTLKELDDDPAAILDIKEDIRDECSKLGEVTNVVLYDKETDGVVSVKFQDPEAARNCVKLMDGRYFAGTRVEAYISDGSERFKKSNEKRAALEDLAERGLDADEDEEEKQRLDEFGTWLESSHTVENTAK